A genome region from Penicillium psychrofluorescens genome assembly, chromosome: 3 includes the following:
- a CDS encoding uncharacterized protein (ID:PFLUO_005236-T1.cds;~source:funannotate), whose translation MESPAIETPMMEQDDIPIPCKGCGEILEEGKAFELAGQRWHIDCFRCSNCSTLLDSDAHLLLLGDGSLICSKCTYNCSSCGNKIEDLAILTGDQAFCAQCFRCRNCKKKIENLRYARTSQGIFCMDCHESLMQRRRKRTRGAASKKSSSQAKLDKSLPSLPPHLMAEAQNDAFVDSPSDGLRSRDTPGASDAGRSETSPSRQASDSLILPSSTYRSSRQLTSPRDAEADGGAEFLIPLAFDPSTEGTRSSSRAQSQQMDGLPRDYFGALGSGDSSLRTSRDGRDYLQDLGSRASSENHSPHIAYQDARRDLDGATGATDKATADTFKAGQSTSARSSTSDIPITLMDTTTFSDATSPESNPSKEQGDVPNTAPLDRAAAIARPTSELRKLHEHESGGSSRSLPASSGMAYPPKRGDSLETKSYTIPRKEIGLSSRSQSTGPSPYDESPRMRAETPSEPPKSSAQNTPQLDSQRPLDRAGSPSRSRYNSVVDYPDEELASAAQTSESFLRRMSNSVRHGRSFSDKSVRLSKDLKSPRSPTNGSAVGTDISSPPGTAEKSDEVSWLRTELRKERQRAAEMEFALRATADVKQVNTELSEKRSTMVVLDAQREIVLRELTVLTEHLEAEKRTGSGGALDLSKLSNNVLRDLAEAIQKLKESYGPQIEELVQRRFDLSEELANLQRQKEKSFQEFEQLSSKNAQLAELNNQLVHQIQGLYKANDGRGPNGLGIYHNKEKSTNSIETFKPGMHDFPTSISTAHIDEEGEHATATATIVPGPQVVSIRKGQPRKFNWKKGGQNVAKGVKGLKGAFMSNENEGGLPRSQTQDPSRQGFGFFGNQRNRQVGKMSHTDSVPVLAEGGGLFGTDLEDRMVHEKSIIPAVVTRCIQEVELRGMDMEGIYRKSGAASVIQGIREGFERSPFDYDLSDPDLDIHAVTSALKQYFRKLPTPLITYEVYEKIIESSELTSTLERVDLLQRSLMELPRVHRDVLEFLVFHLKRVVERRDENLMTSQNVAVVFAPTIMRPESLAREMTDVQKKNDVVKFLVDNCQGIFQGMQA comes from the exons ATGGAGTCCCCGGCTATTGAGACTCCCATGATGGAGCAGGACGATATCCCCATCCCCTGCAAGGGCTGTGGAGAG ATTCTCGAGGAAGGAAAAGCTTTTGAACTCG CTGGACAAAGGTGGCACATTGATTGTTTCCGATGTAGCAATTGCTCTACCCTCCTCGATTCCGACGCGCAcctcttgctgctgggcgacgGCTCGCTGATTTGCAGCAAGTGTACCTACAACTGCAGCTCCTGCGGCAACAAGATCGAGGACCTGGCCATCCTAACCGGCGACCAAGCCTTTTGCGCGCAATGCTTCCGATGCCGCAActgcaagaagaagatcgagaatCTGCGCTATGCGCGCACGTCTCAAGGAATCTTCTGTATGGATTGTCACGAATCATTAATGCAGCGACGGAGGAAAAGAACTCGCGGCGCGGCCAGCAAAAAGTCATCGTCACAGGCTAAACTGGACAAGTCACTGCCTTCGCTGCCACCGCACCTAATGGCGGAAGCTCAAAACGACGCGTTCGTGGATTCGCCGTCCGATGGGTTACGCAGCCGGGACACGCCGGGCGCCAGTGATGCGGGCAGATCAGAAACCTCACCTTCCCGCCAGGCATCAG ACAGCCTCATTCTTCCTTCCAGCACCTACCGAAGCAGCCGCCAATTGACGAGCCCGCGCGATGCTGAAGCGGACGGAGGCGCCGAATTCCTCATTCCTCTCGCGTTCGACCCTTCCACTGAAGGCACCCGATCATCATCTCGCGCACAGTCGCAGCAAATGGACGGACTGCCACGTGATTACTTCGGTGCTCTTGGATCGGGCGATTCGTCGCTCAGAACGTCACGCGACGGGCGTGACTATCTCCAAGACCTTGGCTCTCGTGCCTCATCCGAGAATCACTCTCCTCATATTGCGTATCAGGATGCTCGGCGCGATTTGGATGGAGCGACTGGCGCCACGGACAAAGCGACTGCGGATACATTCAAGGCTGGCCAGTCGACCTCTGCCCGCAGCTCCACGTCGGATATTCCGATCACATTGATGGACACAACAACTTTCTCTGATGCCACCAGTCCAGAGAGCAATCCTTCCAAGGAGCAAGGTGATGTTCCCAACACGGCGCCTCTAGATCGCGCCGCGGCCATTGCTCGGCCCACAAGCGAGCTTCGCAAACTTCACGAGCACGAGTCCGGGGGTTCGTCCCGCTCTCTGCCTGCGTCGTCGGGCATGGCTTATCCGCCCAAGCGAGGTGATTCGCTTGAAACCAAAAGCTATACGATCCCGCGGAAGGAAATTGGGCTTTCTTCCCGGTCTCAGTCGACCGGCCCGTCGCCCTATGACGAGTCGCCCAGAATGCGCGCCGAAACTCCATCTGAACCGCCCAAGAGCAGTGCACAGAATACCCCCCAGTTGGATTCTCAGCGGCCGTTGGACCGCGCGGGCTCGCCGTCCCGGTCGCGGTATAATAGTGTTGTCGACTATCCGGACGAAGAACTAGCCTCGGCAGCTCAAACCAGCGAGTCCTTCTTGCGTCGTATGTCGAACTCCGTTCGTCATGGTCGCAGCTTTAGCGACAAGAGTGTGCGTCTCAGCAAAGATCTAAAGTCTCCCCGGTCGCCTACCAACGGAAGCGCTGTGGGAACTGATATTAGCAGTCCCCCTGGTACTGCGGAAAAATCCGATGAGGTCTCTTGGCTTCGAACTGAATTGCGCAAGGAGCGCCAGCGAGCTGCGGAGATGGAATTCGCTCTCCGTGCGACCGCCGATGTCAAACAGGTCAACACGGAATTGTCTGAAAAACGTTCGACTATGGTTGTGCTGGATGCTCAGAGAGAGATTGTCCTGCGTGAGCTTACTGTCTTGACCGAGCATTTGGAAGCTGAGAAGCGTACTGGAAGCGGTGGAGCCTTGGACTTGTCTAAGCTATCGAACAATGTTCTGCGGGATCTTGCTGAAGCgatccagaagctgaaggagTCGTATGGCCCgcagatcgaggagctcgTCCAGAGGCGCTTCGATTTGtcggaggagctggccaaCTTGCAACgccagaaggagaagagcttCCAAGAGTTTGAACAATTGTCATCCAAGAATGCTCAGTTGGCTGAATTGAACAACCAGCTTGTGCACCAGATCCAAGGACTCTACAAGGCCAATGATGGACGTGGACCGAATGGCCTGGGGATCTACCACAACAAGGAGAAGTCAACCAACTCTATCGAGACTTTCAAGCCCGGCATGCACGATTTCCCGACGTCCATCTCGACTGCGCATAtcgacgaggaaggagagCATGCTACCGCCACTGCTACTATCGTTCCTGGACCTCAAGTTGTCAGCATTCGCAAAGGCCAGCCGCGCAAGTTCAATTGGAAGAAGGGTGGTCAGAACGTCGCCAAGGGTGTCAAGGGACTCAAAGGGGCCTTCATGAGTAATGAGAATGAGGGTGGCCTGCCCCGCTCTCAAACCCAGGACCCGAGCCGACAGggctttggcttcttcggaaATCAGAGGAACAGACAAGTGGGTAAGATGTCACATACTGATAGCGTGCCCGTGTTGGCTGAAGGTGGTG GCCTATTTGGTACCGATCTGGAGGACCGTATGGTGCATGAGAAGAGCATTATTCCAGCTGTCGTCACCCGTTGTATCCAAGAGGTTGAGCTGCGAG GCATGGACATGGAAGGCATTTACCGCAAATCCGGGGCTGCTTCGGTCATCCAGGGCATTCGCGAAGGCTTTGAGCGGTCTCCGTTCGACTATGACCTCTCGGATCCAGACCTGGATATTCATGCCGTAACCTCGGCTCTGAAGCAGTACTTCCGGAAGCTTCCAACACCTCTGATCACTTACGAGGTGTACGAGAAAATTATTGAGTCTAGCGAACTCACTTCAACACTGGAACGCGTGGATCTGCTACAGAGGAGTCTTATGGAGCTACCTCGTGTTCACCGTGACGTGCTTGAGTTCCTAGTCTTCCACCTGAAGCGCGTTGTCGAGCGCCGGGATGAGAATTTGATGACCAGTCAAAACGTCGCAGTCGTTTTTGCACCGACCATTATGAGACCCGAGAGTCTCGCTCGTGAGATGACCGATGTTCAAAAGAAGAATGACGTGGTCAAGTTCCTTGTGGACAACTGCCAGGGCATCTTCCAAGGAATGCAGGCCTAG
- a CDS encoding uncharacterized protein (ID:PFLUO_005237-T1.cds;~source:funannotate): protein MSKPSKYLLLSLPTSIVPSHHRDDALDAVSATVSPDNGSAASFPIPEFKIGTLDALVQQADELTKLESGCQGVVAKVGDALKNILGGDEDQIEKMKVVNDKPVDQYLRTFQWNKVKYRADKPLAELIDLLQKEAASIDNDIRFKYSQYNQVKNNLATLQRKQAGNLSTKSLASVVDPRSVIQDSEYLETHLVAVPAQQIKEFLKTYETVAPMVVPRSAQLVASDSEFSLYSVTTFKKHSVEFVHKAREHKWIPRDFKYVEGGKEEERKEVERVGGDERKLWGETLRLGRTAWSEAVMVWMHVLVLRVFVETVLRYGLPLDFVCALIRTPSSKQADRAKHNLEDKYSYLAGNAFGRDKKGRVKRDDPSEMHAAGEGGGADYTAYVFYEFEFN, encoded by the exons ATGTCCAAGCCCAGCAAGTACCTCCTCCTGTCACTTCCGACCTCCATCGTCCCCTCGCACCACCGCGACGACGCCCTCGACGCCGTCTCCGCCACCGTCTCGCCGGACAATGGCTCCGCCGCCTCGTTCCCGATCCCCGAGTTCAAGATCGGCACGCTAGACGCCCTCGTGCAGCAGGCTGATGAGCTGACCAAACTGGAGAGTGGCTGCCAGGGCGTCGTGGCGAAGGTGGGGGACGCGCTGAAGAACATCCTCGGTGGAGATGAGGACCAGATTGAGAAGATGAAGGTGGTGAACGACA AGCCCGTGGATCAGTACCTGCGCACGTTCCAGTGGAATAAAGTCAAGTATCGGGCGGACAAGCCGCTGGCGGAGTTGATTGATCTCCTGCAGAAG GAGGCTGCCAGTATCGACAACGATATTCGATTCAAGTACTCCCAATATAACCAGGTTAAGAACAATCTGGCCACGCTGCAGCGGAAACAAGC AGGAAACCTATCGACAAAGTCCCTCGCCTCAGTGGTCGACCCCCGCTCTGTCATCCAGGACTCCGAATACCTCGAGACGCACCTCGTTGCTGTGCCGGCCCAACAAATCAAGGAGTTCCTCAAGACCTACGAAACCGTGGCCCCCATGGTCGTGCCACGGTCCGCCCAATTGGTTGCCTCGGACAGCGAATTTTCTCTGTACTCCGTGACGACGTTCAAGAAACACAGCGTCGAGTTCGTGCACAAGGCTCGTGAGCACAAATGGATCCCGCGCGATTTCAAGTATGTGGAGGgcgggaaggaggaggagcgcaaggagGTTGAGCGTGTGGGCGGCGATGAGCGGAAGCTTTGGGGCGAGACGCTGCGTCTTGGACGGACCGCGTGGAGTGAGGCGGTCATGGTCTGGATGCATGTGCTTGTCCTCCGAGTGTTTGTGGAGACGGTTCTGAGATACGGATTGCCCTTGGACTTTGTGTGTGCTTTGATCAGG ACCCCCTCCTCCAAGCAGGCGGACCGTGCGAAACACAACTTGGAAGACAAGTACTCGTACTTGGCTGGCAATGCCTTTGGACGAGACAAGAAGGGCCGTGTCAAGCGAGATGATCCCAGCGAGATGCATGCCGCaggcgagggcggcggcgcagactACACGGCGTACGTGTTTTACGAGTTCGAGTTCAATTAG
- a CDS encoding uncharacterized protein (ID:PFLUO_005238-T1.cds;~source:funannotate) yields MATNITFHASALTREERSTQLNQRGLTIWLTGLSASGKSTLAVELEHQLLRDRGVHAYRLDGDNVRFGLNKDLGFSEADRTENIRRIAEVAKLFADSGSIAITSFISPYRADRDQARALHEVPTPGESTGLPFVEVYVDVPVEVAEQRDPKGLYKKAREGVIKEFTGISAPYEAPANAEIHIKNHELPVMDAVKQIIEYLDKNGFLPAKKQ; encoded by the exons ATGGCCAC CAACATCACCTTCCACGCCTCCGCCCTGACCCGCGAGGAGCGCAGCACCCAGCTCAACCAGCGTGGTCTGACCATTTGGCTGACCGGTCTCTCCGCCTCCGGCAAGTCGACGCTGGCCGTCGAGCTTGAGcaccagctgctgcgcgacCGTGGCGTGCACGCCTACCGCCTGGATGGCGACAACGTCCGCTTCGGCCTGAACAAGGACCTGGGCTTCAGCGAGGCCGACCGCACGGAGAACATCCGGCGCATTGCGGAGGTGGCCAAGCTGTTCGCCGACAGCggctccatcgccatcacctcGTTCATCTCGCCCTACCGCGCCGACCGCGACCAGGCCCGCGCCCTGCACGAGGTGCCCACCCCCGGCGAGTCGACCGGTCTTCCCTTCGTGGAGGTCTACGTGGATGTCCCCGTTGAGGTGGCTGAGCAGCGTGATCCCAAGGGTCTCTACAAGAAGGCCCGTGAGGGTGTCATCAAGGAGTTCACTGGTATCTCCGCTCCCTATGAGGCCCCTGCCAACGCCGAGATTCACATCAAGAACCACGAGCTCCCGGTTATGGATGCTGTGAAGCAGATCATTGAGTACCTTGACAAGAACGGTTTCCTGCCTGCCAAGAAGCAGTAA
- a CDS encoding uncharacterized protein (ID:PFLUO_005239-T1.cds;~source:funannotate), with the protein MAVPMASDAESLTLFVAPDDATQEIEDYIRTHPVAESLRANPDFTESRPHLKFPEGLRERSLTAGTLAGPNKIPVPPYVFNERGGKSMVSLMYLGSDICGHPGIVHGGLLATLLDEGLARCCFPALPNKIGVTANLNIDYRAPAMANQYAVLRAETIKVEGRKAWVEGRIETLPTDGTDPVVLVEAKALFIEPKQARALSSLYKVE; encoded by the exons ATGGCTGTGCCAATGGCCTCCGACGCTGAGTCGCTGACCTTGTTCGTCGCGCCAGACGACGCGACACAAGAGATTGAAGACTACATCCGCACGCATCCCGTGGCGGAGTCCCTGCGCGCCAACCCGGACTTCACCGAGTCGCGCCCGCACCTCAAGTTCCCGGAGGGGTTACGGGAACGCAGCCTGACGGCCGGGACACTGGCTGGGCCCAACAAGATCCCCGTGCCACCATACGTCTTCAACGAGCGCGGCGGCAAGAGCATGGTCTCGCTCATGTACCTCGGCTCCGACATCTGTGGCCACCCAGGCATCGTGCACGGCGGTTTGCTGGCGACCTTGCTGGACGAAGGTCTGGCGCGATGCTGCTTCCCAGCCCTGCCGAATAAGATCGGCGTCACGGCGAACCTGAACATCGACTACCGCGccccggccatggcgaaCCAGTATGCCGTGCTGCGCGCCGAGACCATCAAGGTCGAGGGCCGCAAGGCGTGGGTCGAGGGCCGAATTGAGACCCTCCCGACTGATGGCACGGATCCCGTGGTGCTGGTTGAGGCCAAGGCCTTGTTCATCGAGCCCAAGCAGGCGCGG GCCCTGTCGAGTCTATACAAAGTGGAGTGA
- a CDS encoding uncharacterized protein (ID:PFLUO_005240-T1.cds;~source:funannotate), which yields MHGLLLSLLAGTALAKNVIEDYDVLRYIDPLIGSSNGGNVFPGAALPYGMAKAVADTNSESNQGGFAYDGSNVTGFSSMHDSGTGGSPSLGNFPLFPYKACAGDTVDGCVFPKVSRATPYVNGSVQASPGYFGITLASGVHVDMTVSHHASLFRFRFPQNSSPLVLLDLSDLSDSRQDNATISVDTELGRMTGSAPFLPSFGSGEYTLHFCADFKTPGATQDEGIRDGGIFVDARASTDVHDLKISRSINGYPLPGGGFFRFKTPPQGTVEARVGVSFISPMQACINAENEIKPGKWDFDFEATHKTAVQQWTDKMAPIRVSRNGVKTSVLTNFYSGIYRTMMNPQNYTGENPLWTSSEPYFDSFYCLWDSFRSQIPFLTLIDPSSVAQMVRSLIDTQRHLGWLPDCRMSLCKGYTQGGSNADNILVDAYVKGLTDGIDWDAGYAAVQKDAEVEPYDWSNEGRGGLQSWKRLQYIPVEDFDHEGFGTLTRSISRTLEYSYNDFAISQMAQGMKKTADAEKYQKASGAWRNLFKADQTSYRNTTDTGFKGFFQPKYLNQTWGYQDPLKCSNIDTSGSICSLQNNAAETFESSIWEYQFFVPHDMAALIPLLGGPNGFVKRLDYLHDQKITYIGNEPAFLTVYQYHYAGRPAKSTARVRTYIPDYFSPTPAGLPGNDDSGAMGSFVAMSMMGMFPNPGQSVYLITVPFFEAVSITNPLTGNEATIRVINFDKFNSLNNTGGSGFIQSATMNGKPYTKNWVSHDFFTEGHDLVLVLGRNESTWGTGPQDIPPSLSDSSSGTVSARSLDDTFDDFGFGDAVVGRRHAHLDTHARMARDGSHFRGV from the exons ATGCATGGACTGTTATTGTCGCTTCTGGCCGGCACTGCGCTGGCCAAAAATGTCATTGAGGACTATGATGTACTCCGCTATATCGACCCACTGATTGGAAGCTCCAATGGAG GCAATGTCTTTCCCGGTGCCGCACTGCCCTATGGCATGGCTAAAGCCGTCGCCGACACCAACTCGGAGAGCAACCAGGGCGGGTTTGCCTACGATGGCAGCAATGTCACTGGGTTTTCGTCTATGCACGACTCCGGGACTGGAGGCTCCCCATCGCTGGGCAAtttccctctcttcccgtACAAAGCATGCGCCGGCGATACCGTGGATGGTTGCGTCTTCCCCAAGGTTTCCCGCGCGACGCCCTACGTCAACGGCTCCGTGCAGGCCAGCCCGGGCTACTTTGGGATTACGCTGGCGTCAGGTGTTCATGTCGACATGACTGTCTCTCACCACGCATCTCTGTTCCGCTTCCGTTTCCCACAAAACAGCAGCCCGCTGGTTTTGCTGGATCTCTCGGATCTGTCCGACTCGCGCCAGGACAATGCGACCATCTCCGTCGACACCGAGCTTGGTCGTATGACCGGTTCCGCTCCGTTCTTGCCCAGTTTCGGTAGCGGCGAGTACACGCTGCATTTCTGTGCGGACTTCAAGACCCCTGGTGCGACCCAGGACGAAGGTATTCGCGATGGCGGCATCTTTGTTGATGCTCGTGCGAGTACCGATGTCCATGACCTGAAGATCTCCCGCAGTATCAACGGCTACCCGCTGCCA GGTGGTGGATTCTTCCGATTCAAAACCCCGCCTCAAGGGACAGTCGAGGCCCGCGTCGGAGTCAGCTTTATCAGCCCGATGCAGGCGTGCATTAATGCTGAGAATGAGATCAAGCCCGGGAAATGGGACTTTGATTTCGAGGCGACGCACAAGACGGCTGTGCAGCAGTGGACCGACAAGATGGCTCCAATTCGCGTATCGCGAAACGGTGTCAAGACCTCGGTACTCACCAATTTCTACAGCGGCATCTACCGCACGATGATGAACCCGCAGAACTACACGGGCGAGAACCCGCTCTGGACGAGCTCGGAGCCGTACTTTGATTCCTTCTACTG TCTCTGGGACTCTTTCCGTTCCCAGATCCCATTCCTTACCCTCATCGACCCTAGCTCGGTGGCCCAGATGGTGCGCTCGTTGATTGATACGCAGCGTCATCTTGGCTGGTTGCCGGATTGCCGCATGTCTCTCTGCAAAG GATACACGCAAGGTGGGTCAAATGCGGACAACATTCTTGTCGACGCGTACGTCAAGGGATTGACGGACGGCATTGACTGGGATGCCGGCTATGCCGCTGTCCAAAAGGATGCCGAGGTTGAACCGTACGACTGGTCCAATGAAGGCCGCGGTGGTCTTCAGAGCTGGAAAAGGCTGCAGTACATCCCCGTGGAGGATTTCGATCACGAGGGCTTTGGTACCTTGACTCGCAGCATCTCGCGCACACTCGAGTACTCGTACAATGACTTTGCCATTTCGCAAATGGCCCAGGgcatgaagaagacggctgATGCAGAGAAATACCAGAAGGCCTCGGGAGCCTGGAGAAATCTCTTCAAGGCGGATCAGACCTCATACAGGAATACCACCGACACGGGCTTCAAGGGCTTCTTCCAGCCCAAGTACCTGAATCAAACGTGGGGGTATCAGGATCCTCTGAAATGCTCCAATATCGACACCAGTGGAAGCATTTGCTCGCTGCAGAACAATGCAGCCGAGACCTTTGAGTCCAGCATCTGGGAGTATCAATT CTTCGTTCCCCATGACATGGCTGCCCTCATCCCTCTCCTGGGCGGCCCCAACGGCTTCGTCAAGCGCCTCGACTATCTCCACGACCAGAAAATCACCTACATTGGCAACGAGCCAGCTTTCCTAACGGTTTACCAATATCACTACGCCGGACGCCCGGCCAAGTCCACCGCTCGCGTGCGCACCTACATCCCCGACTACTTCTCGCCGACGCCCGCTGGCCTCCCCGGCAACGACGACTCTGGCGCCATGGGCTCCTTCGTCGCCATGTCGATGATGGGCATGTTCCCGAATCCCGGCCAGAGCGTGTACCTGATCACCGTGCCCTTCTTCGAAGCCGTGAGCATCACCAACCCGCTCACGGGCAACGAAGCCACCATCCGCGTGATCAATTTCGACAAGTTCAACTCGCTGAACAACACCGGCGGCTCGGGCTTCATCCAGTCCGCCACCATGAACGGCAAGCCCTACACCAAGAACTGGGTCTCCCACGACTTCTTCACAGAGGGCCATGACCTGGTTCTCGTCCTGGGCCGCAACGAAAGTACCTGGGGTACCGGCCCCCAGGACATCCCGCCGTCCCTGTCTGATTCGTCGTCGGGGACTGTGAGCGCTCGTTCTCTGGACGACACCTTCGATGACTTTGGTTTCGGTGATGCTGTCGTTGGCAGGAGACATGCTCATCTTGATACGCATGCTCGCATGGCTCGCGATGGGAGCCACTTCCGGGGAGTTTAA
- a CDS encoding uncharacterized protein (ID:PFLUO_005241-T1.cds;~source:funannotate): MAFNNMDLSNGDDRRDDPVYSDKDESKLKDLEDLEGQGRRRSSHHHVTAVDSSSTSESVGRQIEMESENSIKYRTCSWQKTAALLFSEYICLAIMSFPWSYSLLGLVPGLILTIVIAAIVLYTSLTVWKFCLRHPEIRDVCDVGQYLFFNSKIVWWVTAVMFLLNNTFIQGLHCLVGAEYLNTMTDGAVCTIAFSFIMAMISFFFSLPRTFSALSRIATFSAFFTFVSVILATVFAGIEGEPSKTGYTNTGPAKFIVVADPKTGFVNGMSAFLNISYTFIGQITLPSFIAEMKEPQDFWKSVTVVTIAEVIVFSLVGAVIYVYTGQYTTAPAFGSLSNELYKKISFSFMIPTLIFLGVLYASVSARFIFFRIFEGTRHKANHTVVGWASWAGILFALWIAAWIVAEVIPFFSDLLSIMSSLFDSFFGFIFWGVAYLRMRYADHGPRFYAVRGIRGWLGAILNVFLILTGLFFLTGGTYASVDSVVVSYRKGAFGKPFTCASNAI, translated from the exons ATGGCGTTCAACAACATGGACCTTAGCAATGGAGACGACCGCCGCGATGACCCGGTCTACAGCGACAAGGACGAGTCCAAGCTGAAGGATTTGGAAGATCTCGAGGgccaaggccgtcgccgGAGCTCGCATCACCATGTCACCGCCGTCGACTCGTCTTCAACGTCCGAGAGCGTCGGTCGGCAGATCGAAATGGAGTCGGAGAACAGCATCAAGTATCGCACGTGCAGTTGGCAAAAG ACCGCTGCGCTGCTCTTTTCCGAGTACATTTGTCTGGCTATCATGTCCTTCCCGTGGTCATACTCCCTCCTGGGCCTGGTGCCCGGTCTGATCCTCACCATTGTGATCGCGGCTATTGTGCTGTATACTTCGCTAACTGTCTG GAAATTCTGTCTGCGCCACCCCGAAATTCGCGATGTCTGTGATGTCGGACAGTATCTGTTCTTCAATTCGAAGATCGTGTGGTGGGTAACGGCCGTCATGTTTCTGTTGAACAACACCTTCATTCAGGGCTTGCACTGCTTGGTGGGTGCCGAGTATCTCAACACCATGACCGACGGTGCCGTTTGCACcatcgccttctccttcatcatggcgatgatctcgttctttttctccctgCCGCGGACGTTCAGCGCTCTGTCCAGAATCGCCACCTTTTCGGCTTTCTTCACATTCGTCTCGGTTATCTTGGCGACCGTTTTCGCTGGAATCGAAGGGGAGCCCAGCAAGACTGGCTACACAAACACAGGGCCGGCGAAATTCATTGTGGTCGCTGATCCTAAAACCGGCTTCGTGAATGGGATGAGCGCCTTTCTGAACATCAGCTACACCTTCATCGGCCAGATCACGCTGCCCAGCTTCATcgcagagatgaaagagcCCCAGGATTTCTGGAAATCGGTCACCGTCGTTACCATTGCCGAAGTCATCGTTTTCAGCTTGGTAGGCGCGGTCATCTACGTCTATACCGGTCAATACACAACGGCGCCTGCTTTCGGCTCGCTCAGCAATGAACTCTACAAGAAGATTTCTTTCTCGTTCATGATCCCGACGCTCATCTTCCTGGGTGTGCTGTATGCCTCTGTCTCCGCGCGCTTCATCTTTTTCCGCATCTTCGAGGGCACCCGCCACAAGGCCAACCACACTGTCGTGGGCTGGGCCTCGTGGGCTGGAATTCTCTTTGCCCTCTGGATTGCGGCCTGGATCGTCGCCGAGGTGATTCCGTTCTTCTCAGACCTGCTATCGATCATGAGCTCTTTATTCGATTCCTTCTTCGGATTCATCTTCTGGGGCGTTGCTTACCTGCGCATGCGGTATGCCGACCACGGTCCCCGCTTTTATGCGGTGCGCGGTATTCGCGGCTGGTTGGGAGCCATCCTCAACGTCTTCTTGATTTTGACCGGCTTGTTTTTCCTGACTGGTGGCACCTAC GCTTCCGTTGATTCAGTCGTTGTAAGCTACAGAAAGGGTGCATTCGGTAAGCCCTTCACCTGTGCCAGCAACGCCATTTGA
- a CDS encoding uncharacterized protein (ID:PFLUO_005242-T1.cds;~source:funannotate): MTAEGVEGKNGLHDSTHDTTRTISDSSFFRKHRASTLPNPAEVRAINEGSGNIRGTKFNRPPPVKFPSLGLIVKYGADTTVTEAETQNMVYKQLKGKVPVPEVFGWTENGGQVFIYMSLIRGEPLEQRWGTLNDEEREAVCKELNGMVKAWRSLETLDQVLYVGGLGNQFLNDIFLSGHRNLAGPFHGADAVQKFQNGCDIEIDWEVPVVFTHDDLVPPKILLSPGTNPVVAAIIDWGQAGWYPAYWEYCKARRIRPNPEYFDEDLDEEWNTRYLPTIVDPVDEETVYHPWLWFVLSKGI, encoded by the exons ATGACGGCCGAGGGAGTTGAAGGCAAAAACGGCCTCCACGATTCAACCCACGACACAACAAGGACCATTTCCGACTCTAGCTTTTTCAGGAAGCATCGGGCGTCTACGCTCCCTAACCCGGCCGAGGTGAGAGCCATCAATGAGGGATCAGGCAACATCCGTGGTACAAAATTCAACCGACCCCCGCCTGTCAAGTTTCCATCGCTGGGGCTGATTGTCAAATATGGAGCCGACACAACCGTTACAGAGGCAGAGACCCAAAATATGGTATACAAGCAGTTGAAAGGCAAAGTACCAGTTCCTGAGGTGTTTGGGTGGACCGAAAACGGTGGCCAAGTATTTATCTACATGTCATTGATAAGGGGCGAACCCTTGGAGCAAAGATGGGGTACTTTGAACgatgaggagagagaggctgTTTGTAAAGAGCTCAACGGCATGGTCAAGGCCTGGAGATCGTTAGAAACGCTCGACCAAGTCCTTTACGTGG GTGGCCTAGGTAATCAATTTCTAAACGACATCTTTCTTTCCGGTCACCGGAACTTGGCTGGCCCATTCCACGGTGCAGACGCCGTCCAGAAATTTCAGAATGGCTGCGATATCGAGATTGATTGGGAGGTGCCCGTGGTCTTCACGCATGACGACCTTGTGCCTCCAAAAATCCTTTTATCGCCCGGAACGAACCCAGTAGTAGCTGCTATCATCGATTGGGGCCAGGCAGGGTGGTATCCTGCTTACTGGGAGTATTGCAAGGCGCGTCGCATCAGGCCAAATCCGGAATATTTTGATGAAGACTTGGATGAAGAATGGAATACGAGATACCTGCCAACTATTGTGGACCCAGTCGATGAGGAGACAGTATACCACCCTTGGCTGTGGTTTGTCTTATCCAAGGGTATCTAG